A DNA window from Maribellus comscasis contains the following coding sequences:
- a CDS encoding pyridoxine 5'-phosphate synthase — MTRLSVNINKIATLRNSRGGAVPSVKDATTNCQKFGAQGITIHPRPDERHITRKDVYEIKPLITTEFNIEGYPSKEFLQMVIEVRADQVTLVPDTHYQLTSDHGWDTWKNLGFLQDVISELKENGIRTSIFVDANPSMIEGAAETKTDRIELYTEPYASLYPINRSKAIEPFVEAAKVADSLEIDVNAGHDLSLENLNYMFKHIPNLKEVSIGHALIADALYLGLETTIQKYLECLK; from the coding sequence ATGACAAGACTTAGTGTAAATATAAACAAAATAGCAACACTACGAAACTCCCGGGGTGGAGCGGTACCCAGTGTAAAAGATGCCACCACAAACTGTCAAAAATTTGGTGCACAAGGAATTACAATTCATCCCCGGCCAGACGAAAGACACATTACACGAAAAGATGTATATGAAATAAAACCTTTAATAACCACTGAGTTTAACATAGAAGGTTACCCGAGTAAAGAATTTCTGCAAATGGTTATTGAAGTCCGTGCCGACCAGGTTACTTTGGTTCCTGACACACATTACCAGCTAACCAGCGACCACGGATGGGATACATGGAAAAATCTGGGCTTTCTGCAAGATGTTATTTCTGAATTAAAAGAAAACGGTATCAGAACTTCCATATTTGTAGATGCTAATCCTTCGATGATTGAAGGTGCCGCAGAAACAAAAACAGACAGAATAGAATTGTATACCGAACCTTATGCATCGTTATACCCCATCAACCGAAGTAAAGCAATTGAACCGTTTGTTGAGGCTGCGAAAGTTGCCGATTCGCTGGAAATAGACGTAAATGCGGGACACGATCTAAGTCTTGAAAATCTGAATTACATGTTCAAACATATTCCAAATCTCAAAGAAGTTTCTATCGGACATGCGTTGATTGCAGATGCACTCTATCTTGGACTTGAAACTACCATTCAGAAATACCTGGAATGTTTGAAATAA
- a CDS encoding DUF6089 family protein — translation MKKIVLGIAATVLIAVSGFAQKTADIGIWGGTSTYIGDVKDVTPFQSFKPNFGAFFRYNFNPRVGLRAMFLTGNIGAEGSIEETPWEFKKGVQDISIQAEINFLKYRVGDKKTPFSPYILGGIGVMYFPYEVDPALIYAFNQNHNKGMTVINESTVALSLPFGMGVKTHLGERLGIGIEYLMRKHFVDKLDNLDDPLAFINNEGKETVYSDFLHNNDWSGYLGVHLTYKIYLGKEACPAYDKIYR, via the coding sequence ATGAAAAAGATAGTATTGGGAATTGCAGCAACAGTTTTGATAGCTGTTTCAGGTTTTGCACAAAAAACAGCTGACATAGGGATTTGGGGTGGAACATCAACCTACATTGGAGATGTAAAAGATGTTACTCCATTTCAATCGTTCAAACCAAATTTTGGAGCATTTTTTAGATATAATTTCAACCCAAGAGTTGGCCTGCGTGCTATGTTTTTAACGGGCAATATCGGAGCAGAGGGTTCAATTGAAGAAACACCGTGGGAGTTTAAAAAAGGTGTGCAGGATATCTCTATTCAGGCTGAGATTAATTTTCTAAAATACAGGGTTGGGGATAAAAAAACGCCGTTCTCTCCATATATTTTAGGTGGAATTGGTGTAATGTATTTTCCCTATGAAGTGGATCCTGCATTGATTTACGCATTCAATCAGAACCACAATAAAGGGATGACGGTAATTAACGAATCGACAGTGGCATTGTCGCTGCCGTTCGGAATGGGAGTAAAGACACATTTGGGAGAACGACTAGGAATTGGAATAGAATATTTAATGAGAAAACATTTTGTTGATAAACTGGATAATCTTGACGACCCGCTCGCTTTTATAAATAATGAGGGTAAGGAAACAGTGTATAGTGATTTTTTACATAATAACGATTGGTCAGGTTATCTGGGGGTTCATTTAACATACAAGATATATTTGGGTAAAGAAGCATGCCCTGCATACGATAAGATTTACAGATAA
- a CDS encoding OmpH family outer membrane protein codes for MRNLLKLFAVILLMGTTASINAQTLKFGHIDLQALVQVMPERTTAQTEMNDFQADIEEIFGGMQTELQQKYTEFEQLGEEASEVKRNAKITEIQDLQQRIENYRATAQQQIQQKNAEVFQPIVEKAQKAVEEVAKEQGLIYVFDINAVIYKSNQSIDVLPLVKKKLGIE; via the coding sequence ATGAGAAATTTATTAAAACTCTTTGCTGTTATTCTGTTGATGGGTACAACAGCATCTATTAATGCGCAAACACTTAAATTCGGACATATCGATTTGCAGGCTTTGGTTCAGGTTATGCCGGAAAGAACAACTGCTCAAACGGAAATGAATGATTTTCAGGCTGATATAGAAGAAATTTTTGGTGGAATGCAAACTGAACTGCAGCAGAAATATACCGAGTTCGAACAGTTGGGAGAAGAAGCTTCTGAAGTAAAAAGAAATGCTAAAATAACTGAGATTCAGGATTTACAGCAAAGAATTGAAAATTACCGTGCGACTGCTCAGCAGCAAATTCAGCAAAAAAATGCCGAAGTGTTTCAGCCAATTGTTGAAAAAGCTCAAAAAGCTGTGGAAGAAGTAGCTAAGGAGCAGGGATTGATTTATGTTTTTGATATTAATGCGGTTATATATAAATCGAATCAAAGCATTGACGTACTGCCACTGGTAAAGAAAAAATTAGGAATTGAATAA
- a CDS encoding OmpH family outer membrane protein: MKKVVLTFAVILIVAGISFAQKYAFIDSEYILENIPAFTAAQEQLDQLSSQYQKELESMHAEIEQMYQDYQAESVLLSEDMKRKREDVIITKEKDYKQLQAKYFGPNGDLFKKRQGLVKPIQDDIFNAVQEIANEGSYATVFDKAGGTTLFYTNPRYDLSDQVLQKLGYK, from the coding sequence ATGAAAAAAGTAGTTTTAACATTTGCTGTAATTTTAATCGTAGCAGGAATATCTTTTGCTCAGAAATATGCATTTATCGATTCTGAATATATACTCGAAAATATTCCGGCTTTTACAGCGGCGCAGGAACAGCTCGACCAATTGTCGTCTCAGTACCAAAAAGAATTGGAATCAATGCATGCCGAGATAGAACAAATGTATCAGGATTATCAGGCAGAGAGTGTTTTGCTTTCTGAAGATATGAAACGCAAACGCGAAGATGTAATCATAACAAAAGAAAAAGATTACAAACAGCTTCAGGCAAAGTATTTCGGGCCCAATGGCGACTTGTTTAAAAAGCGTCAGGGACTCGTAAAACCAATCCAGGATGACATTTTTAATGCCGTTCAGGAAATTGCGAATGAAGGAAGTTATGCAACAGTTTTTGATAAGGCAGGAGGTACTACATTGTTTTATACAAATCCGCGGTACGACCTTAGTGATCAAGTTCTGCAAAAACTCGGATATAAATAA
- a CDS encoding CBS domain-containing protein, with protein MLAESLISDVVPSIASSEKGQKALSCMDVYRVSHIPVVNNSNYVGLVSDKMIYDLDLIDKPIETEIEKLNTTHVHKEQHIFEVAILMYKLKLSVIAVLDTEHYYLGAITLYDLARRFARLFSLQEIGGVITLEMNINDYSLAHISQIVESNDVKILSMFLNREPGTSNLDVILKLDKEDLSPLIQAFMRYDYNVKAVYLDHTMLNDLYKDRFDQFMKFMNI; from the coding sequence TTGCTGGCAGAGAGTTTAATATCGGATGTAGTGCCTTCCATAGCCAGTTCTGAAAAAGGACAAAAAGCATTGAGTTGTATGGATGTATACAGGGTTTCACATATTCCTGTAGTTAACAATTCAAATTATGTGGGATTGGTTTCAGATAAAATGATTTACGATTTGGATTTGATCGATAAACCAATCGAAACGGAAATAGAGAAACTGAATACGACTCATGTGCACAAAGAACAGCACATTTTTGAAGTGGCTATTTTAATGTACAAACTCAAGTTAAGTGTAATTGCTGTTCTTGATACCGAGCATTATTATTTGGGTGCAATAACATTATACGATTTAGCCAGAAGATTTGCCCGTTTATTTTCATTGCAGGAGATAGGCGGGGTTATTACTCTCGAAATGAATATAAACGATTACTCTTTGGCTCATATAAGTCAGATTGTTGAAAGCAACGATGTTAAAATTTTAAGTATGTTTCTGAATCGGGAACCGGGAACTTCCAATCTGGATGTCATTCTGAAACTCGATAAAGAAGATTTGTCGCCGTTGATTCAGGCATTTATGAGATATGATTACAATGTTAAGGCGGTTTACCTCGACCACACCATGTTAAACGATTTATATAAAGATCGTTTTGATCAATTCATGAAATTTATGAACATTTAA
- a CDS encoding alpha/beta fold hydrolase: protein MDLFYRKEGKGAPLVIIHGLYGSSDNWLNIGKRLAERYTVYLIDQRNHGRSPFSDEHTFDSMKEDLNLFFEKHGIEKATLLGHSMGGKTAMWFAADYPEKIEKLVIADIAPKDYMQLKEDSQFYLHQNILLAMQDIDFNEIEIRNDVEERLAEKIDDQRIRQFLLKNVAKDKKTKRYKWRINVEVLYENLDEIVSGVNKSWLEDRIPITSYPVIFIRGMKSRYILPEDEKLIKEIYPEATIVDISDAGHWLHAEQPEKFMKAVMLCC, encoded by the coding sequence ATGGACTTATTTTATCGGAAAGAAGGAAAGGGAGCGCCTTTGGTCATTATTCACGGTTTGTACGGCTCATCCGACAACTGGTTAAATATTGGAAAAAGACTGGCTGAAAGATACACCGTTTATCTGATAGACCAGCGCAATCATGGCCGTTCTCCGTTTTCCGACGAACATACTTTTGATTCCATGAAAGAAGATTTAAATCTGTTTTTTGAAAAACACGGTATCGAAAAAGCAACACTTCTGGGTCACAGTATGGGAGGAAAAACAGCCATGTGGTTTGCAGCCGACTATCCTGAAAAAATAGAAAAATTAGTAATTGCAGATATTGCTCCAAAAGACTACATGCAGTTAAAAGAAGATAGTCAGTTTTATCTCCATCAGAATATTTTACTGGCTATGCAAGACATCGATTTTAATGAAATAGAAATAAGAAACGATGTAGAGGAGCGACTGGCAGAGAAAATCGATGACCAAAGAATCAGGCAATTCCTGCTAAAAAATGTTGCGAAAGATAAAAAAACCAAACGTTACAAGTGGCGAATTAATGTTGAAGTTTTGTATGAAAACCTAGATGAAATTGTCAGTGGTGTAAATAAAAGTTGGCTCGAAGACAGGATTCCAATAACCAGTTACCCTGTCATTTTTATTCGCGGAATGAAATCGAGATATATTTTGCCTGAAGATGAAAAACTCATCAAGGAAATTTATCCGGAAGCAACCATCGTTGATATTTCTGATGCAGGGCACTGGCTTCATGCCGAGCAACCTGAAAAATTTATGAAAGCCGTGATGTTGTGTTGTTAA
- a CDS encoding NAD kinase, giving the protein MKVAVYGTSVSNEFVSVIREFFTFLKTNKIEVQLYKPFYSFLVEEINVTPYYNSFFHSYIDFDETNEFIFSVGGDGTFLHSVVNIRNFDIPVVGVNSGRLGYLADISQEHMNDALTEIFNRNFSVVERSMLQVEFQGRENLDFNFALNEITVLKTDTSSMINISAYLDKELLNNYWADGLIIATPTGSTAYSLSVGGPILTPDSENFVITPLAPHNLTIRPLVVPDNYNIRLKVDGRGTNYLTSLDFRSVPVEFSTTITVKKANFKLKTLQLPELTFFKTLRNKLMWGVDKRN; this is encoded by the coding sequence ATGAAAGTTGCTGTTTACGGTACTTCGGTTTCTAATGAGTTTGTATCTGTTATCCGTGAATTCTTTACGTTTTTAAAAACAAATAAGATTGAGGTTCAATTGTATAAACCCTTTTATTCGTTTTTAGTTGAAGAGATTAATGTTACGCCCTACTATAACTCTTTTTTTCATTCATATATCGATTTTGATGAAACCAACGAGTTTATATTTAGCGTTGGAGGTGACGGAACATTTTTACATTCGGTGGTAAATATTCGGAATTTTGATATTCCTGTAGTCGGAGTTAACAGCGGACGTTTAGGATATTTAGCCGATATTTCGCAGGAACATATGAACGACGCATTAACTGAAATATTCAATCGCAACTTTTCGGTGGTCGAACGTTCTATGCTTCAGGTTGAATTTCAGGGACGTGAAAATCTGGATTTTAACTTCGCACTAAATGAAATTACTGTTCTAAAAACCGACACTTCATCTATGATTAATATTTCTGCTTATCTTGATAAGGAGTTGTTAAACAATTATTGGGCGGATGGACTGATTATAGCTACTCCTACGGGATCAACAGCCTATTCTTTAAGTGTTGGAGGCCCTATTCTTACACCCGATTCCGAAAATTTTGTAATAACACCACTTGCCCCGCATAACCTGACAATTCGTCCGCTGGTAGTTCCCGACAACTACAATATAAGGTTAAAAGTGGATGGAAGAGGAACCAATTATCTTACATCTCTCGATTTTAGATCGGTACCTGTAGAGTTTTCAACAACAATTACGGTAAAGAAAGCCAATTTTAAACTTAAAACATTACAACTTCCCGAACTGACTTTCTTTAAAACATTGCGAAACAAGCTTATGTGGGGGGTTGATAAACGCAATTAA
- the bamA gene encoding outer membrane protein assembly factor BamA encodes MRKPFVIVLFLMLFTLPNVYAQVADSTNFSIYYSSPRQYTIADIKISGIRYLDKTVLVQLSGLSVGDEIEVPGEAITTAIKKLWQQGLFSDVQISATKVVDNQMWLDIYLQERPRLADVNFYGVSKSEKDDIIEKVLLLKGSQVTDHQVNSAERTIKGIFTEKGFLNTEVNIVQRDDTTQNNSIILDIYIDKKEKVKVNNIDIEGNEALTDVVLERAMKKTNERSWRNFFRTKKFLREEYRKDKIALVDKYNEKGYRDAVIVDDTVKQVEVGKKDKPRVDIDIDVEEGDKYYFGDIRWVGNTIYPSDYLSAALGIKRGDVFNQKILDKRLFDNDEGLNNLYLDKGYLFFNLDPVEVNIENDSIDYEMRIYEGKQATINKVLITGNTKTHEHVARRELRTYPGDLFSKTLLMRSYRELAQLGHFDPETINPDVRPHPEEGTVDIEYQLQEKANDQIELSGGWGAGMFVGSVGLKFANFSVRNIFNREAWRPLPTGDGQTLSLRYQTSGRYYRTISLSFIEPWLGGKKPNSFSLSLSHSRINYSANKYYNNYNSYGGYSPYGYGGYSPYGYGGYSPYGYGYSPYSYGGYGYSPYGYGYGYGNYGYQYNYESEDDGDSSDDQIWETTALALGYGYRLSWPDDYFTVYHEVSMEHYRLQNMGSYFYFLADENGDVNGTFNNLSFKTVFGRNSVDAPIYPRNGSNFSLSLKLTPPFSVFSGKDYSSADISNDEKYKWIEYHKWLFKGQMYNPLSKDSKLILRTAFEMGFLGYYNKNIPSPFEGFIVGGSGMSGYNIYGTDYVSLRGYKDYSLSPSNGSKMYSKFTMEMRYPITLKPNAQIYALTFLEGGNANTSFQNYNPFKLYRSAGVGVRIYLPMFGLMGIDWGYGFDDVPGVTGENGSQFHFVIGQQF; translated from the coding sequence ATGCGAAAGCCATTTGTAATCGTACTGTTTTTAATGCTTTTTACTCTGCCTAATGTGTATGCACAGGTAGCCGACAGTACCAATTTCTCAATTTATTATTCCAGCCCAAGACAATACACCATTGCCGATATAAAGATTTCAGGTATTCGGTATCTGGATAAAACAGTTTTGGTGCAATTATCAGGATTATCGGTTGGGGACGAAATAGAAGTGCCGGGAGAGGCAATTACTACAGCGATAAAAAAATTGTGGCAGCAAGGGCTGTTTTCAGACGTTCAGATATCAGCTACAAAAGTTGTCGATAACCAGATGTGGCTTGATATTTACCTGCAGGAAAGACCGCGACTTGCAGATGTTAATTTTTACGGAGTTTCAAAATCAGAAAAAGACGATATAATTGAAAAGGTTCTCCTTTTAAAAGGCAGTCAGGTTACCGATCATCAGGTAAATAGTGCTGAGCGAACCATTAAAGGTATTTTTACTGAAAAAGGCTTTTTGAATACCGAGGTTAATATTGTTCAACGAGACGATACGACGCAAAATAACAGTATTATTCTTGACATCTATATCGATAAGAAAGAAAAAGTAAAAGTCAATAATATTGATATCGAAGGCAATGAAGCTTTAACCGATGTTGTATTGGAGCGGGCAATGAAAAAGACCAATGAAAGAAGTTGGCGAAATTTTTTCCGCACCAAAAAGTTTCTCAGGGAAGAGTACAGAAAAGATAAAATTGCCCTGGTTGATAAATACAACGAAAAAGGCTACCGCGATGCTGTAATCGTTGACGACACAGTCAAACAGGTAGAAGTGGGTAAGAAGGATAAACCCAGGGTAGATATTGATATCGATGTTGAGGAAGGAGATAAATATTACTTTGGTGACATCAGATGGGTTGGGAACACGATTTATCCGTCTGACTATTTGAGTGCGGCCCTCGGGATAAAAAGAGGTGACGTATTTAATCAGAAAATTTTGGATAAGCGCTTGTTTGATAACGACGAGGGATTAAACAATTTGTACCTGGATAAAGGATACCTGTTTTTTAATCTGGATCCGGTTGAAGTCAATATTGAGAATGATTCAATCGATTATGAGATGAGGATTTATGAAGGGAAACAGGCTACCATAAACAAAGTCCTTATTACCGGAAACACAAAAACACATGAGCATGTTGCTCGTCGTGAGTTGCGGACATATCCCGGGGATTTGTTTAGTAAAACATTGTTAATGCGATCATACAGGGAATTGGCACAACTGGGGCACTTCGACCCGGAAACGATAAATCCCGATGTCCGACCGCACCCGGAAGAAGGAACAGTAGATATTGAATATCAGTTACAGGAAAAAGCCAACGACCAAATCGAACTTTCAGGTGGTTGGGGAGCCGGAATGTTTGTGGGATCAGTAGGCTTAAAATTTGCTAATTTTTCCGTTCGTAATATTTTTAACCGCGAAGCATGGAGGCCCTTGCCTACAGGAGACGGACAGACATTGAGCCTTCGTTACCAAACCAGTGGTCGCTATTACCGAACAATTAGTTTATCGTTTATCGAGCCATGGCTGGGAGGTAAAAAGCCAAATTCGTTCTCTCTTTCATTATCTCATTCAAGAATTAATTATAGTGCAAATAAGTACTACAATAATTATAATTCATACGGTGGCTATTCCCCTTATGGCTATGGAGGTTATTCTCCCTACGGCTATGGAGGTTATTCTCCTTACGGATATGGATATTCTCCGTACAGTTATGGCGGCTATGGATATTCTCCTTATGGTTATGGTTACGGTTATGGAAATTATGGTTATCAATATAACTACGAATCAGAAGACGATGGTGACAGTTCTGACGATCAGATTTGGGAAACCACTGCCTTAGCCTTGGGATACGGATACAGATTGTCGTGGCCTGACGATTATTTTACGGTTTATCACGAAGTTTCGATGGAACACTACAGGTTACAGAATATGGGAAGTTATTTCTATTTCTTGGCCGATGAAAATGGAGATGTAAACGGAACATTTAACAACCTGAGTTTTAAAACTGTATTTGGTCGAAACTCTGTCGATGCTCCGATTTATCCCCGTAACGGTTCTAATTTTTCGTTGTCTTTGAAATTAACACCTCCGTTTAGTGTGTTTTCAGGGAAAGATTATAGTTCGGCCGATATTAGCAACGATGAAAAATATAAATGGATTGAATATCACAAGTGGTTGTTTAAGGGACAGATGTATAATCCATTATCAAAAGACAGTAAATTGATTTTGCGTACTGCTTTCGAAATGGGATTTCTGGGTTATTATAATAAAAATATCCCTTCTCCGTTTGAAGGATTTATTGTGGGTGGTTCAGGAATGTCGGGATATAACATTTACGGGACTGATTATGTTTCTTTACGCGGATACAAGGATTATAGTTTAAGCCCGAGTAATGGTTCTAAAATGTATTCCAAATTTACAATGGAAATGCGCTACCCGATTACTTTGAAACCGAATGCCCAGATTTATGCTTTAACCTTCCTCGAAGGAGGTAATGCAAATACAAGTTTCCAGAATTATAACCCATTTAAACTTTACAGGTCGGCAGGTGTTGGTGTACGTATTTACCTTCCGATGTTCGGATTGATGGGGATTGACTGGGGATACGGATTTGACGATGTGCCTGGTGTAACAGGAGAGAACGGCAGTCAGTTCCATTTTGTTATCGGGCAGCAATTCTAG
- a CDS encoding isoprenyl transferase: MESFRDRLNRNNIPRHVAIIMDGNGRWAKKQGISRIFGHEKGVDAVRITVEAAGKIGVKFLTLYAFSTENWERPKYEVDALMTLLVQTVEAETESLMKNNVSLGVIGDISKMPKRVRKKLNNCIDTLGSNTGLRLILALSYSSHWEILEAVKNIVQDSKDRKVIPEDINEKLFRKYLATADYPDPELLIRTSGEQRISNFLLWQIVYTELYFTNKLWPDFGEEDLYEAIYNYQNRERRFGKISEQLNS, encoded by the coding sequence ATGGAATCGTTCAGAGATAGGTTAAATAGAAACAATATTCCGAGACATGTAGCAATTATCATGGATGGAAATGGCCGGTGGGCAAAAAAGCAGGGAATATCCCGGATTTTTGGTCACGAGAAAGGTGTTGATGCCGTCCGTATTACCGTTGAAGCTGCAGGTAAAATCGGAGTAAAATTCCTTACTTTGTATGCCTTTTCTACCGAAAACTGGGAACGCCCGAAGTATGAAGTTGATGCATTAATGACACTATTAGTCCAAACCGTTGAAGCAGAAACTGAATCATTAATGAAAAACAATGTAAGCCTTGGTGTAATTGGAGATATTTCAAAAATGCCAAAAAGGGTTCGAAAAAAATTAAACAATTGTATTGATACGCTGGGATCGAACACGGGATTACGATTGATCCTTGCGTTAAGTTACAGTTCTCACTGGGAAATTCTTGAAGCAGTTAAAAACATTGTACAAGATTCCAAAGACCGAAAAGTAATTCCGGAAGATATTAATGAAAAACTGTTCCGAAAATATCTTGCGACAGCAGATTATCCTGATCCTGAACTTTTAATTCGCACAAGTGGCGAACAACGAATCAGTAATTTTTTGCTTTGGCAGATTGTTTATACTGAATTGTATTTTACAAATAAGTTATGGCCCGATTTTGGGGAAGAAGATTTGTATGAAGCCATTTACAATTATCAGAACAGAGAGAGACGATTTGGAAAAATAAGTGAACAGTTAAATAGCTAA
- a CDS encoding glycosyltransferase, which yields MNSTDKGINENIALNVPEKTILFEIAWEVCNQVGGIYTVIRSKVPSVIQKWGKDNYFLVGPYFAEQAAAHFDPATDFSTPIGKAVLKMQERGFDVYYGQWIVSGRPNVVLFNPYSVYDKLGEIKHFLWQDFHISMPGNDELLDKVAAFGYQVKEFFHYLCSTKFCEGPVITHFHEWMAGLPIPGIRKENLNIKIVFTTHATLLGRYLAMNDHRFYDHLPFYNWEAEATKFNVKSIAEIERASAHGAHVFTTVSEVTGKECTHLLGRTPDMILPNGLNIRRFEALHQIQNQHVQVKEQIHDFVMGHFFQSYSFDLDKTLYFFTSGRYEYHNKGYDLTLEALARLNWKMQQANSDMTVVSFFITKRPFYTFNPDVLHSKAQIEDVRGVCEEIKQQVGKQLYTKITSSDGPYQFPDLSALVDDYLRLKLRRNVQSWKTHQLPKIVTHTLIDDAKDEILNFLRTANLVNNRHDKVKVVYHPDFISTSNPLFKMDYNQFVRGCHLGIFPSMYEPWGYTPLECLASGLPSITSDMAGFGDYVVKEVSGNDAKGLYIINRRGRDFYEVAEDLANKLFAFVQMSRRERIALRYRCEEASLHFDWSNLGKYYDDAYNLVIER from the coding sequence ATGAACTCTACCGATAAAGGAATAAATGAAAATATTGCATTGAATGTTCCTGAAAAGACAATTCTTTTTGAAATTGCCTGGGAGGTATGTAATCAGGTTGGAGGAATTTACACGGTTATTCGTTCAAAGGTTCCGTCTGTAATTCAAAAATGGGGAAAAGACAACTACTTTTTAGTAGGGCCTTATTTCGCAGAACAGGCCGCAGCTCATTTCGATCCTGCTACCGATTTTTCTACACCAATAGGTAAAGCTGTTTTGAAAATGCAGGAGCGGGGTTTTGACGTTTATTACGGGCAGTGGATAGTTTCAGGAAGACCCAATGTAGTTTTGTTTAACCCGTATTCAGTTTACGACAAACTGGGCGAAATAAAACATTTTCTGTGGCAGGATTTTCATATATCAATGCCGGGTAATGATGAGCTTCTTGACAAAGTAGCAGCTTTTGGTTACCAGGTAAAAGAGTTTTTTCATTATCTGTGTTCAACCAAATTTTGTGAAGGCCCTGTAATTACACACTTCCACGAATGGATGGCGGGACTACCTATTCCCGGAATTAGAAAAGAGAATTTAAATATTAAAATTGTTTTTACGACGCATGCAACGCTTCTGGGGAGATATTTGGCGATGAATGACCACCGGTTTTATGATCATTTGCCATTTTACAACTGGGAGGCAGAAGCAACAAAATTTAATGTTAAGTCCATTGCTGAAATTGAAAGAGCTTCAGCTCATGGTGCACATGTTTTTACTACGGTAAGTGAGGTGACAGGAAAAGAATGTACCCACTTGCTGGGGCGAACTCCTGATATGATTTTGCCCAACGGATTAAATATAAGACGTTTTGAAGCCTTACATCAAATACAAAATCAACATGTTCAGGTGAAGGAACAGATTCACGATTTTGTAATGGGACATTTTTTTCAAAGCTACTCCTTCGATTTGGATAAAACATTGTATTTCTTTACATCGGGAAGATATGAATATCACAACAAAGGATACGATTTGACATTGGAAGCCCTCGCCAGGTTAAACTGGAAAATGCAACAGGCAAATTCAGACATGACAGTTGTTTCGTTTTTTATAACAAAACGACCGTTTTACACATTTAATCCTGATGTTTTGCATTCCAAAGCACAAATAGAAGACGTTCGCGGGGTTTGCGAAGAAATAAAACAACAGGTAGGTAAACAGTTGTATACAAAGATTACTTCGTCGGATGGACCTTATCAGTTCCCCGATTTAAGTGCGCTGGTTGATGACTATCTTCGCTTGAAATTAAGAAGGAATGTTCAAAGTTGGAAGACGCATCAGCTGCCTAAAATTGTTACTCATACTTTAATCGATGATGCAAAAGATGAAATATTGAATTTTCTTCGTACTGCCAATCTCGTTAATAACCGGCACGATAAAGTTAAAGTGGTTTATCATCCTGATTTTATCTCCACTTCAAATCCCTTGTTTAAAATGGATTATAACCAGTTTGTTCGCGGATGTCATTTGGGAATATTCCCGAGTATGTACGAACCATGGGGATACACCCCGCTTGAGTGTCTGGCGAGTGGATTGCCTTCGATAACAAGCGATATGGCCGGATTTGGCGATTATGTAGTAAAAGAAGTATCCGGCAACGACGCAAAAGGTTTATATATAATCAACCGCAGGGGCCGCGATTTTTATGAAGTTGCTGAAGACCTCGCCAACAAATTGTTTGCTTTTGTGCAGATGTCACGTCGTGAACG